Below is a genomic region from Balaenoptera ricei isolate mBalRic1 chromosome 3, mBalRic1.hap2, whole genome shotgun sequence.
ATCCAGTTTTATGCCTGTTATCCTGGCATCCTGTGGGTTTTGTCCCCAATAAGTGTCCTGGTGTAGACAAGACTATACACTCGCTCTACCTTTGGGGGAATACTTTGTCTTCTATCAAAGAGCAAGCTGTTTGCAACCCACTAAACTGACTCCTGACCCACTCAAGGCCCAAGGCCCACAGGGTGAAAACACCATTTGGTCTCTGATGCCTCCATGGTCCATCATGAGCAGGAcagcttccctgtgtcctcattcATTGTGATGGGTAGCAGGAGGCTTGGGTAAGTCAGATACCTTACTGTGTACAGCCAAAAGACAGGGTTACACTCTGGAAACTGCAAACAGGGCCATGGGAAAACATCATAAAGCCCTTCTAGCCCTACTGGCCAAATGTTGACACAGGGTGTTCGGGAACTCCACAGATCTCTAATGAGACCTTGCcagtctctcttcctccttccgtGCCTTTTGAAGGATGTGAAGGACCTCCTGGGCAGGTACGTAGCCACCTGCGGTGGAGGAGGTGATGGGTGCAGGGAGGACCGCGAGTGGGGCCAGAGGGGACAGTGAGACCTGTGTCCACTGGAGGAAGAACAGTCTGAGCGTGCAGTACCCAGAGGCCACCCCCACCATGCTGAAGACCGTCTGTAGGGTGCCGGGGCAGATAGAGGTGCTCAAGAGTTTCCAAGGTAAGTAGTGGGGGCCCAGGTGCTCTTGGCAGTGCCCCACCCTGCTCCTAGCCACTCAAGACAAGGGCCACCAATGGGGGGGCGGGTCTCAACCACACTGCCCAATGCCCAAATGGTTCCCCAGCCCCATCTCCTTGGCACCACCAATATCCACAGTTGGGGTATGGGATCATGTAGCAACTCCAGGTTCACAGCTGAACTTAGCCAAAGGGAGGCCTGGGTGGGGGTTAGGATGAATGGGGGATTATTTGGCCCCTGCTAGGGCCTCACCCTCCCCACCCTGACCCTGAAagtttcccctctcccctccaccccggGCCTGTCTCCAGAGAACGTGGTGCCCAATCCCTCCACGGCATACCCCTACCTCCTCTTATATGAGAGCCACCAGAGGCGCTACCTGAGCACCCCGATGGATGGCACACCCCGTGGCAAGGACAGGTTCCTAGCCTACCCCTGTGCAGTGGGCCAAGAGACCTTCTCCTCAGGGAGGCACTACTGGGAGGTGGGCATGAACCTCACTGCTGATGCACTGTGGGCCCTGGGCATGTGCAGGGACAACGTGAGCCGGAGCGGCAGGGTCCCCAAGTGCCCAGAAAATGGGTTCTGGGTGGTGCAGCTATGCAAGGGAAAGAGGTATGCACCTGCCACGTCTGCCCTGACCCCCGTCACGCTGACTGAGCCCCAGCCACATGGGCATCTTCCTGGATTTCGAGGCCGGAGAGGTGTCCTTCTACAACGTGAACAATGGGTCCCACCTGCATACCTACTCCCAGCCCGCCTTCTCTGGCCCCCTGCAACCCTTCTTCTGCCTTGGGGCCCCCAAATCGGGCCAGACGGTCATCTCTACAGTGACCCTATGGGTGAAGTGATAGCGGCGCAAGGAGGGGGAGCCTGGGCAGGCCTGGTTTCTCCAGAAGGTGATGTGGTCCAGCTCAGCAAGGCCCACCTGCCCAGCTTATCTCGCATGAGGCATTTGAGAGCCATCGGCTGTGCAGGGTGGTTTCACAAAGCGGAAATGTAATCATGATTAAAGCAGTTAAACATTAAGAGGCTATATTTACAGATGcttcatagagaagaaaacttccacAGTGGTTCAGTTTCTAAAAACATATGTACCAGGCACAGCGTGGTGCAGTGTTCTTTAGCCACGTCCCTCAATCTCCACTTGAGATGTTGCCATTCATTGGCTCCTCCATGGTTCAGGTTTTTATATGTAGAGCCAAGGCCTCAAGTATCTACCTTCTTTGTCCTCCACAAATTCCATATTTGGGTCCTTCACggggaaaatgaaaaagtgaagAGATTTTTCAAGCTGAAATCCTAAAAGCCTCAGagctccccacctccatcccttcTACCCAGGGAAGTTGCAGGGGCAAAATTCAAAGACTGAGGATCAGAAAGGGTCTTTTCTTTTCACTCCCTCTCCACCGCCCACCCCACCACCTCCCCCTGAGCCCCGCCGTTGCAGACGCATTAACAACCAGGTAACAGTTGCCAGAAACCTAGAATTCTGGTCGATGTACTCGTACCCCAACAAGGCCAAAGTCCCTGCGGGCCAAGCCCCTCACCCAGTAAGTTCTGACCGTTCCCAGCCCGGGGACGCGCGAAGACAACCAGGAGCGCACGGGGAACGATTTGGGGCCCACGACACAGCCTCAGCTTCCCCTTGTCCTCGCGGTCTCTGCGCTTCGCGGAAAGCCCAGTGACCGTGCGGGGCACCCCACTGGCCCCGGCCCCTGCACCCCACCTTTCCCCAGGCCCGACCGAGAGGCCAGGCGGTGCAACACCGCAACAGCCCAGAGGCAGCAGCGCAGGCGGCGGCGGCAACGCAAGATCCCCGGGTGAGCAGCCTCCAATTCTGTCCGGCCCGCGGGCCGCGTGACAGGGCACGGCCAATCCGGAGCTAAAGTGGGTTgttccaaagggggaaaaaaaaaaacaaaaaaacaaaaaaaacccagctgcTTCCTGCTTCCGCCCCCACTTCGACTCCTCTTCCTGCCCGCGTAAGGTATTCCTAGGCCCTACGTTCCCGGAGCCTCTGCAGTCCCGGAGCAGTATATTCCGCAGCCCAGGAGCCGCGCAGCCTTGGACCCCGGAGCCCCTGCGCTCCGAAGCTCCCCGAGTCCCCCGGTGCCCTGCAACTCGCGTCCCCGGAGACCCCGCGTCCTTGCGCGCTCCCCATAGTCCCGGCAGCGGCCGGCCACCGCCCGACCCGGCGGACCACACTGCCCTCCTCCGTTACACCGGTGCCATGGCCGCCCCGGACCTGTCCACCAACCTCCAAGAGGAGGCCACCTGCGCCATCTGCCTCGACTACTTTACGGATCCGGTGATGACCGACTGCGGCCACAACTTCTGCCGCGAGTGCATCCGGCGCTGCTGGGGCCAGCCCGAGGGCCCGTACGCGTGCCCCGAGTGCCGCGAGCTGTCCCCGCAGAGGAACCTGCGACCCAACCGACCGCTCGCCAAGATGGCCGAGATGGCGCGGCGCCTGCACCCTCCGTCTCCCGTCCCACAGGGCGTGTGCGCCGCGCACCGCGAGCCACTGGCCGCCTTCTGCGGCGAAGAGCTGCGCCTGCTCTGCGCGGCCTGCGAGCGCTCGGGGGAGCACTGGGCGCACCGAGTGCGTCCACTGCAGGACGCGGCCGACGAtctcaaggtgtgggcaggtccAGGCGGAGCACGGCCTAGCAGGGGGTCACTGCGGGTTGGGGGTCGTGGCTTGGGCCTGGGGGGTTGGGggccccagcctggcccaggtTGTGGGCTCGGGTCCCAGCCTGGTCCGGGTCTCGGGGGTGTGTAGGGGGCTGCAGCCTGTCCCAAACCGGCACCCTGGAGGGACTGGGGCACCGCCCACCAGTGAGGCGCTGGCCTGGGGACCAGGTCGTGGGGAGGGGGCGTGCTTTCTGAAGTTTAGGTCCCACAGAACCGGTGGGAGGGCTGTCTGGGGCGGGGACTGGGCAGGTTTGACTGACCGTTGGCAGGGATGGAGCCGGGAGAGGAGAAAGTGGGAAGGGAACCTCAGAGGTGGCTGGTCCCAGGTGGACGTGCACGGATGAGGACTCTGAGCCCTCAGAGGGttgtgggcagggcagggcagaccAGGGCCTTGGGGCCGACGCCAGTGCTGAAGTTCTGGTGAGAAGAGATGGGAAGGCAGCCAGGAAGCCGCTGCAGAGCCCCAGGCAGGGATCAATGCGGGGACAGAGCCATTGCCCTGGGAGGCGGACGCCAGGGCCCACCAGGCTTTCCCAGTAGGATACTCTGCCAGCTGACAAGCCAGGGCTCAGCCCTGCTTTGAGCCCAGGCCGAGATGCCTTGTTTCTCTGTTCTGGAAATGCATTTCCTTAAAATCCAAACGGACGCCAGCACTCCCCTTTCTGCTAAGAGCCTCAGGGCAAACACTTACCTGGCTCACCTGGCCAGCTGCCTACTACATTCCTGCAGGTGGGTTTGCTTCTGAAACCCAAGATATTAGGTACATGGGTGGCATCTTTCAAACTTTTTGACTGTGGTTTGCATTTTGCTTTATGGCCAGTAGTGTCTCTGCTGAGGTGCATCAAGTACATGCTTTAGTCAACGTTAGAATCAGTACTCTGTCACTATCATAGAGCAAGCCTCTGGGACAACAGAATAAACCTATACCTGATCCACATCACTGGGCTTGTCCTGACACAATTCCTgtggttttcttctcattttgaggTATAACATGCATACAGGAACACCCCCTTCTTACATCAGTCTAGCAGATTTGCCCTTCTGTCACTGAGTACCCCGATCAGGGTGTGGAAAGTGACCAAAAGAGCAGAGAATGATCAGCAGCTCTCTAGAGGCCTCTCCCAGCTGACCTGATAAAGTCTCATGTGGTAGCACTTAATCCTGTCTATCATAGGGGAGGAAAAGCGTTTTCCTCTACCGTGTCATGTTCTGTAACTGGATACAGAAGGATCTGATACAAATGTGCGCATCCTGTGGCTCGTTCCAGTTGGAAGAAAGAAGGTGGTGATGCAGTGGGAAGTTGCGTTGTGGGAAGGTTGCCCTGAGATTAGGGAGGGGTGGGAACAACAGAAGAAAGGATATTCAGGCAAGGGGAAGTAGCTGGTTAGGGCAGTGGTGGGAGGGCCATGCCGGTTAGAGGGCATCTCCTGGCAAATTTGAGTTTGCTCCACCTGTCATGTCCCAGGCCCAGTTTTCCACGACTAGTCCCTGCCAGCCGAGTTCAGGCTTAGCTGGGGTTGGGCAGGTGGGAGGAGGTATAAGGCCCAGCCTGGAGGCCTGGCCTGGCCGGGGTCACTCTGGGCTCACCTCCCTGTAGGGCAAGCTGGAGAAATCCCTGGAGCATCTGCGGAAGCAAATGGAGGATGCACTGCTGTTCCAGGCCCAGGCGGAGGAGACCTGCTCCTTGTGGCAGGCAGGTGGCCAGGCACCCAGTGTGGGTGGGGACAGGGGGCATGAGGGCCGCCACCGCAGGACGTCACATTCACATTCAGCCTCGTGCTTCTGGGCAGCACCCCTGCCCCAGACCCCATGTATAACCCACCTCAGGGTGGGCTTGGGGGTTAGGAGTGGGGGTCAGGGAGGACCAGGCATGGGGGGCCCTGGGCGTATTGGTTTGCGGATCAGGGAGGGATGGGTATGACGGCCCAAGTGGTGGGTTTGGGGTCAGGAAGGGATGGATGTGGGGGACCCCGGATTGGGGGTTAGGGTGGCTCCAGGTCCTAGGCCCTCAGCTGTCCTCCCTGACCCCCACAGAAGATGGTGGAGACCCAGCGGCAGAATGTGCTGACGGAGTTTGAGAGGCTGCGCCGTCTGCTTGTGGAGGAGGAGCAGCGGCTGCTGcagaggctggaggaggaagAGCTGGAGGTGCTGCCCCCCTTGCGGGAGAGCGCGGCCCGGCTCGGACAGCAGAGCGCCCAGCTGGCCGAGCTCATCACTGAGCTGGAGGGGCGCTGCCAGCTACCAGCACTGGGGCTGCTGCAGGTGAGCTGGCACCCACTCCTGGGGGTGGGCATGTGGGGGGTCTCAAGGGAAGGCCAGGCATGGGAATGGAGAGCAGGAAAGTGGAGGAAGCATTGTGCAAAGCAGGCTGACTGACTGGTGCTTGCCTGGACCTCTCAGGTCCTCACCAGCTGGTCTCCTTCCTGTGAAACACAGGGAGTGGACACCGCTGCTGAACTGCACGAACTGCTGTTAGCGCTTGTCTGGGAGCCCTAATGGGGACGGGCCAGTGGGTCACCAGCCAGCTCTCTGAAGGTTTGGGCCCACTGGGCTGAGAGAAAAAGCCAACAGGTCTCCCATAGGGATTCCTGCATGGGCCCAGTGCTACCCCTGAGAATCTGCTCAGCTCCTGGCCCCTGCAATTTGTGCCCGCAGGTGGGAGCAAGGACGCTGCATGTGCAGCCCAGGGGGCTTCCTGTGGGAGGTGACCCTCCTTGGGGCCTCAGAGCTGAGTGGACTTTCAGAGACCAGTAAGAGGCTCCCAGTTGCCATCCTGGGGCTAAAATTTAGTCCTTTGGCTTTTGCTGAGCCATCAGGTGATCTTAAGCCTGGGAAGCAGGAAGAATCCCGGACAAGTGTGTGGCGGGGATTGAGGGAAGTCAGCAGAAGTGGGCTATGCTCAGTAAAGTGGTGGGAGGGCTAGGCAGGCAGCTAGGAGGTGAGAGGGGGCAGCCCTCAAGGATGAGTGAATGTTGCTGGAGAAGCTGCAGGAAGCAGAGGTTCTAGAAGGAGGACGGGTTGGCCCAGGAAGTGAGATAAGAACCACGGGATTATGTGAAATGCAGTTTGGGGTCTCAGCTGAGATGTCCCAGTGTGGGAGTGGTCTCAGCTGGCCTGGCGGCATTTCATGCCCTTCACCTGGGGGATGGGTGCTGACGCAGTGTGTGTCTCTCCCACAGGATATCAGGGACACCCTGCGCAGGTAGGAGCTTCGGACTCTCCCCAGGGAAGGTGGGCAGGGTTCAAGGTGGGCCCACTGCAGGGGTGACACCTCCACTGCCCCTCCAGAGTCCAGGACGTGAAGCTACAGCCTCCTGAGGTGGTGCCCATGGAGATGAGGACGGTGTGCAGGGTCCCAGGGCTGGTGGAGGCCTTGCGGAGGTTCCGAGGTGAGTGTTGTGCAGAGGCCGGGGGGATCCCACGCACTGTCTCCAGTCCAGAGGAAGTACCAGTCCTGAGCTTTTGCTGGTGGGCTGGGGTCTGTGGTAGGAACAACACACAGGCTCCCAGTTCATGGATGAGAAACTAGGAGGGATCAGGGCCACTGGGCAGAAGATAGCAGCTAAGGGAAGGCCAGGTCCAAGCTTTTCACCGATGCATTTAGGAAAAATAGAGGTGGGACCACCCTCCTAGGGTCATTCAGGTGCCAGAGCACCCGTGTGGACCCCAGGCTTGTGGAGTCTGGGATGAAAGCTGccctagaacacacacacacttctctctGGGGACTAAAAGAATGGACATGGAAAGCACTCAGGGTTTCCTTCTGTGCTCTAAAGGGGCATGAATCACAAGGAAGCATGGACTGCTTTCTAGAACGTTCCAAGATACCACGAGAAGTGGTTAGGGAATCTCTTCGAGTGAGAAGGGGCGTGGTCAGTTTATGGGCAGTCACAGACTGCAAGGTTGTATGGATCTGGGGCAGACAGCTTCGAGGGTTGACCACTGTTCTGTCTGCAGGGGACATGACCCTGGATCCTGACACCGCCAACCCGGAGCTGGTACTGTCAGAGGACAGGAGGAGCGTGCGGCGGGGGGACCTGCGGCAGGCCCTGCCCGACAGCCCTGAGCGGTTCGACCCCGGGCCTTGTGTGCTGGGCCGGGAGCCCTTGACCTCGGGCCGCCACTACTGGGAGGTGGAGGTCGGGGAGCGGGCCAGCTGGGCCCTGGGCGTCTGCAGAGAGAACGCTAACCGCAAGGAGAAGGGCGAGCTGTTTGCTGGTAACGGGTTCTGGATCCTGGTGTTCCTGGGGAGCTACTACAACTCCTCCGAGCGGGCTTTTGCCCCTCTCCGAGACCCACCCCGGCGCGTGGGCATCTTTCTGGACTACGAGGCTGGACATCTGTCCTTCTACAGTGCCAACGATGGGTCGCTCTTGTATACCTTTCCTGAGACGCCCTTCTCGGGGACCCTGCGGGCCCTCTTCTCACCTCTGTCCAGCAGCCCAACCCCTATGACCATCTGCAGGCCGAAAGGTGGGCCTGGGGACATGCTGGCTCCCCAGTGAGCAGGCCTCTCATAGCCTCTTGTCCTGCCTTCCGAGTCTTCGAGACACTTGAAAAACCTGAGAAGAGGGTGCTTGTCCTCTGAGCTATGGAAAACACTCGTAATGCCACTCGGATACGTGGAGCAAACTGAACTCTGTCACTGCCACTCCCAGGAAgccatgtgtgagtgtgtgcaggcTGGGCTGTCCTCCCTCGGGGGACTCTCCAAGGTCATCAGGTGCTGAGACCCCATTCACCAGTGCACCACACACAGTCCTTCGCAGAGCCCTGAGCCTAGGGCCCTGGTAGCTCTGGTTCCAGGAGCCTCACCAGCCGGCCCCACCCAGCCTCAGTCTGGGGTGAGACACCAGGGCCTGCAGAACTCTCAGCTGCAGTCTGGGCACCCCCCCAAACCCTGGGGCCACACCTCGAGAAAGCTGCTGTCTTGTGAGACTGCTGGCCAAGAGGTGGCTCCAGGCCCACCAGCCTGTCTTGGGGTCTGGTCCAAACtggtggagggggggggggtgggtctgGATGTAGTTGCCTCAGATTAACTGGGGTGCAGCAGAGTCCTCAGGTGACTGGTGATGTGGGAAAGGCCACAGGGAGGGAACTGGGAGCAAGTCACTGAATAAAGTGGTTGATTAACTAGGACACACAGATGCCCTCAAATCCCCCTGAACATGGCCCACTCAGGGCTTCTGGAAAAAGCTCCTTCCCTGGTTCCCAGTGCAGAGGTTCAGTTCTGGGAGGGCCGAGGGCCTGGAGGTGAGTGTGAGGCTCAGAAATGACACCTCACTGTTTCCATCTGAGTGGCACTGAGAACAGCAAGCTGGCGTTGCCCTCTCAAATGCCTCTTCAGTGGCCCGTGGGGTGGTCCCTGAACTCAGAACCCAGAGTCTCACtcctgcctgggggagggggtgaggccACAGAGAGCCCTGGCTTACAAAGTCCAGAGTTCGTTTTTGCTTTAAGTTTTGACGCTTCTTCACCCTTCTCAAGAAGGTGTGATGCAGCGTCTCTGCACCCCTAGATTTTTATTAATTGTAAGGACATTCTCACAGTAAATAAACTAACAGTTGTCTGTAGTCCCCTTATCTTttaggttggggggtggggaaatcCTCCAGAGGGCCCACCCTCTGGGaggggatacagaaacaagatgCTCACTGGTAAAGTCGGGGATGCAGCTGCTGCCCACACAAGCACAGCAACTCCCAGGTATGGTTTCCATGTTCTCTGGCTCAACACGTGTGTTCATTTCATGCAGGTACTGTGggcagttttttcctttttttcagataACCTGATAAACATTTCCCATGTTCCACTGTGTTCAATAGCCAGTACTTTTTCATTTACTTGATTATTTACTCATTCTCCCATTCTTgggcttttttgttattgttactatGTATACACCACTTTTGAATATCTTGAACAACAGATCCTTCAAATTATGTACACAGGGGGAAGTATTTTCTCAATTGAGTCAGGGGTCTGGCCATGTTTTTGGCTGGGGAATTATTTCCATATGATTTCCCAAGGAACGGGGCCCACTGCTTCACTTCCTGTTGAGAATCTGAGCGTAGTGTTTGCTTGCTGCCTGTAGCAAGATTTGGACTTTAAGGTTTGGGACTTCCACAATGGCCACTGGAAATGTAGCCTGTGGGACAGCCTCGTGGGTTTAATAAATGAGCACACAACTGCCCCGAGGACACCAAGACGCCTCTGGCTGTGGCTTTAGAACAAAGCTGGACACAAATGTAAGGGAGGAAAAATCATATTCCCTCaacccttctgagttcttggctgagaccccgTAATAAAgctaaacaagagaaaaacaaagacgtTTATTGACACGTATACCTCAGGTATGCATAGGAGAAACCCCAGGAAAATGAGTAACAGAGCAGCAGCTTAGATCTCTGGCTTAGATGGCATCTTCAACAAAGAACAATGTTTATGGAGAAATGACAGGGAAAGCAGTTTTAGGCTTCCAAGGTCGTAAAATGAGCAGGTAAACTAATGGTACGTAATGCTAGTTAGTAAGGTTTGTTATATGTAGATTCTACCCCACCgccaccgccccccccaccccagccccatgcCATCTCCAAACTGATAAGATTAGAATTGTCTCCAAATCTTTCCTGTGGAGAGGGGACAGGACTACCTCTAAATGTGTGTCCTGCTTTTAGATAGATGGGGAAAGGCAGGGAGCTTGTATTTGCTTCTCAACCACCTCCGGCTCAAAATaattgttaccaaaccaaacttgggtctgctcgaCCATGCGTAGTAAATCCAATCCACTAACAccggttgtggtgaaggaaaatgcagcatttattgtaaaggcGCCAATACAAGGAGGACACGTGGCTCTAAAACCCCCGAACTCccccgaagggtttcagcaaggcatttttaaaggccaggtgagggaggggggaatCTCAGGATATGTGATCAGCccctgcacaattctctgattggttgatggtgaggtaacagggtggttaACATTATCAACCTTaggctccagtaggtctgggggcccatgatcatcaagtagttaatttcttccatttggtggtggttttagcatttgtaaaacaactcaggaaatgtgcatcagatatcagaggatatgggggaagggtctgtcccaggaaagcctcctagggtcctgcttggttacataACCTTTATGCCAAATGAGATGTTTTGGGGTGACATGCTGCTACCATCCACCAGtcgagagaaaaaaaatgagcttCAGTGATACCTGTTGGCAAATAGACTGATTTTCAGCTTTACAAATATTACTCCTGCTGACTTCTGCATCCCCAGGGTACCACCCAGTGTTCTAGGTTCAGAGAGACCACAATGAACATGCAAGCTCCTGCACATGCCCTGATACATTTGTGAGTGATGGGTAACAAT
It encodes:
- the TRIM11 gene encoding E3 ubiquitin-protein ligase TRIM11 isoform X2, whose product is MAAPDLSTNLQEEATCAICLDYFTDPVMTDCGHNFCRECIRRCWGQPEGPYACPECRELSPQRNLRPNRPLAKMAEMARRLHPPSPVPQGVCAAHREPLAAFCGEELRLLCAACERSGEHWAHRVRPLQDAADDLKGKLEKSLEHLRKQMEDALLFQAQAEETCSLWQMVETQRQNVLTEFERLRRLLVEEEQRLLQRLEEEELEVLPPLRESAARLGQQSAQLAELITELEGRCQLPALGLLQDIRDTLRRVQDVKLQPPEVVPMEMRTVCRVPGLVEALRRFRGDMTLDPDTANPELVLSEDRRSVRRGDLRQALPDSPERFDPGPCVLGREPLTSGRHYWEVEVGERASWALGVCRENANRKEKGELFAGNGFWILVFLGSYYNSSERAFAPLRDPPRRVGIFLDYEAGHLSFYSANDGSLLYTFPETPFSGTLRALFSPLSSSPTPMTICRPKGGPGDMLAPQ
- the TRIM11 gene encoding E3 ubiquitin-protein ligase TRIM11 isoform X1, producing MAAPDLSTNLQEEATCAICLDYFTDPVMTDCGHNFCRECIRRCWGQPEGPYACPECRELSPQRNLRPNRPLAKMAEMARRLHPPSPVPQGVCAAHREPLAAFCGEELRLLCAACERSGEHWAHRVRPLQDAADDLKGKLEKSLEHLRKQMEDALLFQAQAEETCSLWQKMVETQRQNVLTEFERLRRLLVEEEQRLLQRLEEEELEVLPPLRESAARLGQQSAQLAELITELEGRCQLPALGLLQDIRDTLRRVQDVKLQPPEVVPMEMRTVCRVPGLVEALRRFRGDMTLDPDTANPELVLSEDRRSVRRGDLRQALPDSPERFDPGPCVLGREPLTSGRHYWEVEVGERASWALGVCRENANRKEKGELFAGNGFWILVFLGSYYNSSERAFAPLRDPPRRVGIFLDYEAGHLSFYSANDGSLLYTFPETPFSGTLRALFSPLSSSPTPMTICRPKGGPGDMLAPQ